In Humulus lupulus chromosome 6, drHumLupu1.1, whole genome shotgun sequence, a single genomic region encodes these proteins:
- the LOC133782705 gene encoding nuclear pore complex protein NUP205, whose protein sequence is MVSTKELLSIIESSLLGPSPPSPAQRVELLHAVRASLPAFQSLLSYPPPKPSDRAQVQSKEVRLPDSPPISLDDQDVQIALKLSDDLHLNEINCVRLIVHANQEWGLMGREPLENLRLSAGLWYTERRDLLTALYTLLRAVVLDQGLDADLLSDIQKYLEDLISSGLRQRLISLIKELNRKEPAGLGGPQCEPYVLDSRGALVERQAVVYRERLILGHCLILSILVIRTGPKDIKDIFCALKDSANELSESNDVLKCQITFSLIFSLVISFVSDALSAVPDKASVLSCDASFRREFHETVMAVGNDPNVEHYVDCVRLGWAVHLMLIHDASAATSVSNASSNDLVYLHSCLEIIFSNNVFQFMLDKVLRTAAYQNDDEDMIYMYNAYLHKLLTCFLSHSLAREKVKESKEKAMSILSPYRSSVAHDFMHDSNSNSPQVTDSSPLPFVSLLKFVSEVYQREPELLSGNDVLWTFVNFSGEDHTNFQTLVAFLNMLSTLASSQEGASKVYELLKGKAFRSVGWSTLFDCLSIYDDKFKQSLQTAGAMLPELPEGDAKALVAYLNVLQKVVQNGNPIERNNWFPDIEPLFKLLGYENVPPYLKGALRNAIATFIPVSPVLKDTIWSYLERYDLPVVVGSHVGNGAQPMATQVYDMQFELNEIEARREQYPSTISFINLLNELIAEERDVSDRGRRFIGIFRFIYDHVFGPFPQRAYADPCEKWQLVVSCLQHFHMILSKYDITEEDIDNVIDRTQLLTETQQSSLQMQLPVLELLKDFMSGKAVFRNIMGILLQGVNTIITERTSQIYGQLLEKAVQFSLEIIILVLEKDSLLSDFWRPLYQPLDVILSQDHNQIVALLEYVRYDFRPQIQQCSIKIMSILSSRMAGLVSILLKSNAASCLIEDYAACLELRSEESHFIENSGDDPGVLILQLLIGNISRPAPNVTHMLLKFDLDSNIERTILQPKFHYSCLKVILEILEKLLKPDVNALVYEFGFQLLYELCLDPLTCGPIMDLLSTKKYQFFVKHLDTIGVIPLIKRSSNQALRISSLHQRAWLLKLLAIELHAGDMSSSSHRDTCQSILGHLFGREIIGMPTDQVIQHSLSLQITAEHAGTRTISKSKVLELLEVVQFRSPDITVKLSQIISTLKYDLLVEDILGNPTISGKGGVYYYSERGDRLIDLASFRDRLWQKFSSTNSQLSNFGSEVEVNDIKETIQQLLRWGWKYNKNLEEQAAQLHMLTGWSQIVEVSASRRTSLLENQSEVLYLVLDASLTASASPDCSLKMAFILCQVALTCMAKLRDDRFLCPTGFNSDSAAYLDVLMVKQLSNGACHSILFKLILAILRHESSEALRRRQYALLLSYFQYCQHILDPDVPKAVLQYLLLDEQGGEDLDLHKIDKEQAELAHANFSILRKEAQPLLDLVIKDATQGGEPGKTIALYVLDALICVDHDRYFLSQLQSRGFLRSCLLSINSASFQDGGHFMNSLQRACTIEAELALILRISHKYGKSGAQVLFSMGALEHIASCKAVSFLGSMRRVDTKLRRDVASDFDKQRMITTPVLRLVFSLTSLIDTSEFLEVKNKIVREVIDFIKGHLSLFDKVLREDISEAEELTMEQINLVVGVLSKVWPYEESDDCGFVQGLFGMMHALFSCEAPTYSQSVRSLENQRKSELNRFRLCFSLSSYLYFLIRKKSLRLQISDVVSDYHTSVQIQQPTLILLGSLLNSVTVALERAAEEKSLLLNRIRDINELSRQEVDEILTMCARQDCVSSSDNIQKRRYVAMVEMCQVVGNRDQLITLLLPVAEQVLNILLIHFQDSSITNEASGAMRTITYGSMTEPEDEISLISAKLLPNLERLELLSEEKVGHNLKVFRRLVTSLKEMTIQKLAS, encoded by the exons ATGGTCTCCACGAAGGAGCTCCTCTCCATCATTGAATCGTCTCTTTTGGGTCCTTCACCTCCCTCCCCAGCCCAAAGGGTCGAGCTTCTTCACGCAGTTCGCGCTTCTCTTCCCGCATTTCAGTCCCTTCTCTCATACCCA CCTCCAAAACCCTCTGATCGAGCTCAAGTTCAGTCTAAAGAAGTTAGGCTTCCGGATTCACCACCAATTTCGCTTGATGACCAGGATGTCCAGATT GCTTTGAAGTTGAGTGACGATCTTCATCTCAATGAAATTAATTGTGTCCGCTTAATTGTACACGCTAATCAAGAG TGGGGTCTAATGGGTCGAGAGCCACTAGAAAATTTACGCCTTTCAGCAGGACTTTGGTATACTGAAAGAAGGGATCTATTAACAGCCCTCTATACACTACTAAGG GCTGTTGTGCTTGACCAGGGACTTGATGCTGATCTTTTATCTGATATTCAGAAATATTTGGAAGATCTTATAAGTTCTGGGCTTAGACAGCGGTTGATCTCTCTTATAAAG GAACTCAATCGGAAAGAACCAGCTGGTTTAGGTGGGCCCCAATGTGAGCCTTATGTACTTGATTCCAGAGGTGCTCTTGTTGAGAGGCAAGCTGTAGTTTATAGAGAACGGCTCATACTTGGGCATTGCCTTATTCTCTCTATTCTGGTTATTCGGACAG GTCCAAAGGATATAAAGGATATTTTTTGTGCTTTGAAAGATAGTGCTAATGAACTTAGTGAGAGCAATGATGTATTGAAATGTCAG ATTACATTCAGTCTTATTTTTTCCCTAGTGATCTCTTTTGTGTCCGATGCTTTGAGTGCAGTACCTGATAAAGCATCTGTCCTTTCTTGTGATGCTTCCTTTAGACGTGAATTTCATGAAACT GTTATGGCTGTTGGCAATGATCCAAATGTTGAGCATTATGTTGATTGTGTAAGGCTTGGTTGGGCCGTACATTTAATGTTAATCCATGATGCTAGTGCTGCGACTTCTGTTTCAAATGCTTCATCAAACGATTTGGTGTATCTTCATTCCTGCCTCGAAATTATTTTCTCCAACAATGTTTTTCAGTTTATGCTGGATAAAGTTCTTCGAACTGCAGCTTACCAG AATGACGACGAGGATATGATTTATATGTACAACGCTTATCTACACAAGTTGCTGACCTGCTTCTTGTCTCACTCTCTAGCTAGGGAAAAG GTGAAAGAATCAAAGGAAAAGGCTATGAGCATTCTGAGCCCATACCGTTCATCTGTAGCACATGATTTTATGCATGACAGCAACTCAAATTCTCCACAAGTCACTGATAGTTCCCCACTTCCATTTGTTTCACTACTGAAATTTGTGAGTGAGGTTTATCAG AGGGAACCAGAGCTGTTATCCGGTAATGATGTATTGTGGACATTTGTGAATTTTTCTGGGGAAGATCATACAAATTTCCAAACACTTGTGGCATTCTTAAACATGCTTAGTACCTTG GCTTCCAGTCAAGAAGGTGCCTCAAAGGTTTATGAGTTACTTAAGGGTAAAGCATTCCGCTCTGTTGGGTGGAGTACATTGTTTGATTGCTTATCAATTTATGATGACAAGTTTAAACAATCCCTCCAAACTGCTGGAGCCATGTTACCAGAGTTACCGGAGGGGGACGCAAAAGCACTCGTTGCATATTTAAATGTTCTTCAAAAG GTTGTACAAAATGGAAATCCAATTGAGAGAAATAACTGGTTCCCTGACATTGAGCCATTGTTCAAGCTTCTTGGCTATGAGAATGTGCCTCCTTATCTGAAG GGTGCTCTGCGGAATGCGATAGCAACTTTTATTCCTGTCTCTCCAGTCCTGAAGGATACAATTTGGAGCTATCTTGAGCGGTACGATCTACCTGTGGTTGTTGGTTCTCATGTTGGGAATGGTGCACAGCCCATGGCAACACAG GTGTATGATATGCAATTTGAGCTGAATGAAATAGAAGCAAGGAGAGAACAATATCCCTCAACTATATCTTTCATTAACCTATTAAATGAGCTCATTGCTGAAGAAAGAGATGTAAGCGACAGAGGGCGTAG ATTTATTGGCATTTTCAGGTTCATATATGATCATGTCTTTGGGCCATTTCCTCAAAGAGCTTACGCAGATCCTTGTGAGAAATGGCAGTTGGTTGTTTCTTGCCTTCAGCATTTTCACAT GATACTGAGTAAGTATGACATCACTGAAGAGGATATTGATAATGTCATTGATCGCACACAGCTTTTAACAGAAACACAACAATCTTCTCTCCAGATGCAACTTCCTGTGCTAGAGTTGCTAAAA GATTTCATGAGTGGAAAAGCAGTTTTCCGGAATATCATGGGCATTCTTCTGCAAGGTGTTAATACCATTATTACCGAACGAACAAGCCAAATATATGGTCAACTTTTAGAGAAGGCTGTACAATTTTCTTTGGAAATTATTATCCTTGTTTTGGAGAAGGATTCACTTCTTTCTGATTTTTGGCGACCTTTATACCAG CCTTTGGATGTTATACTATCCCAAGATCATAACCAAATTGTAGCTCTTTTGGAGTATGTCAGATATGATTTTCGGCCACAAATTCAGCAATGTTCTATCAAAATCATGAGTATACTAAG TTCTCGCATGGCTGGGCTTGTATCAATACTGCTTAAATCCAATGCTGCAAGTTGTTTAATTGAGGATTATGCAGCTTGCCTTGAGTTACGATCAGAAGAGTCTCACTTCATTGAGAACAGTGGTGATGATCCAGGGGTGCTTATATTGCAG CTTCTGATAGGCAATATTAGTCGTCCAGCTCCAAATGTTACACATATGCTACTCAAGTTTGATCTTGATAGCAATATTGAACGTACTATTTTGCAGCCAAAGTTTCATTACAG TTGCTTAAAGGTTATTCTTGAAATATTAGAGAAGCTATTGAAGCCTGATGTGAATGCATTGGTCTATGAATTTGGCTTTCAG CTACTATATGAGTTGTGCTTGGATCCACTAACATGTGGTCCCATCATGGACTTATTGAGTACTAAGAAGTATCAATTTTTTGTGAAG CACCTAGACACTATTGGGGTTATTCCACTTATTAAGCGGAGTAGCAATCAAGCACTTCGTATCAGTTCTCTTCATCAG AGAGCATGGCTGTTGAAACTTTTGGCAATTGAATTGCATGCTGGTGATATGAGTAGTTCCTCACATCGGGACACATGTCAAAGTATTCTTGGTCACCTTTTTGGAAGGGAAATTATTGGAATGCCAACTGATCAAGTCATACAACATTCACTCTCACTCCAAATTACTGCAGAGCATGCTGGAACTAGAACTATTAGTAAGAGTAAG GTATTGGAGTTGCTTGAAGTAGTTCAATTTAGGTCTCCAGACATAACAGTGAAGCTTTCTCAGATTATTTCAACTCTGAAATATGATTTGCTG GTTGAGGACATCCTTGGCAATCCTACAATTTCGGGAAAGGGTGGTGTCTACTATTATTCTGAGCGAGGCGATCGTCTGATTGATCTGGCTTCATTTCGTGACAGACTTTGGCAG AAATTTAGTTCTACTAATTCCCAGTTGAGTAACTTTGGGAGTGAAGTTGAGGTCAATGATATTAAAGAAACAATTCAGCAGTTGTTGAGATGGGGATGGAAGTATAATAAGAACCTTGAGGAACAAGCTGCACAACTTCATATGCTAACTGGCTGGTCCCAGATTGTTGAG GTCTCTGCTTCCAGGAGGACATCATTACTTGAAAACCAATCTGAAGTTCTTTATCT GGTTCTCGATGCCTCTCTGACTGCGTCTGCTTCTCCAGATTGCTCATTGAAAATGGCATTTATATTGTGCCag GTTGCTTTGACATGCATGGCCAAACTTCGAGATGACAGGTTTTTATGCCCTACTGGCTTTAATTCTGATAGTGCGGCATATCTTGATGTTCTCATGGTGAAACAGTTATCCAATGGTGCTTGCCACTCAATATTGTTTAAGCTTATATTGGCAATTCTTAGACATGAATCATCAGAAGCCTTACGCAGACG CCAATATGCGCTGCTACTTAGTTATTTTCAGTATTGTCAGCATATTCTTGATCCAGATGTCCCAAAGGCAGTTCTGCAGTACTTACTACTTGATGAGCAAGGCGGTGAAGATCTAGATCTCCATAAG ATCGACAAAGAACAAGCAGAACTTGCCCATGCAAACTTTTCTATTTTAAGGAAAGAGGCTCAACCACTTTTGGATTTG GTAATAAAGGATGCAACTCAGGGTGGTGAACCTGGAAAGACTATTGCACTTTATGTTTTGGATGCGCTCATTTGTGTGGATCATGATAGATATTTCTTAAGCCAACTTCAGAGCAGGGGTTTTCTAAGGTCTTGCTTATTAAGCATCAACAGTGCTTCATTTCAG GATGGTGGGCATTTCATGAATTCGTTGCAGCGAGCCTGTACCATAGAGGCTGAGCTTGCCTTAATCTTGAGAATTAGCCACAAATATGGGAAGTCTGGAGCCCAGGTTCTTTTCTCCATGGGTGCTTTGGAACATATTGCTTCATGCAAGGCTGTCAGTTTTCTG GGAAGTATGAGGCGGGTTGACACTAAGCTGAGAAGGGATGTGGCTTCGGATTTTGATAAGCAACGAATGATCACAACTCCTGTGCTGAGATTAGTATTTTCTCTAACATCGTTGATTGATACATCTGAATTTCTTGAG GTAAAGAACAAAATTGTTCGTGAGGTCATAGACTTTATCAAAGGGCATCTGTCCCTCTTTGATAAAGTTCTTCGGGAAGACATTTCTGAAGCAGAGGAATTAACAATGGAACAGATCAATCTTGTTGTTGGTGTACTTAGCAAG GTTTGGCCTTACGAAGAGAGTGATGATTGTGGTTTTGTTCAAGGGCTTTTCGGTATGATGCATGCCTTGTTCTCTTGTGAGGCTCCTACTTATAGTCAATCAGTTCGATCTCTGGAG AATCAGAGGAAGTCAGAATTAAACAGATTTCGGTTATGCTTCAGCCTGAGCTCGTATCTATATTTTCTCATCAGGAAAAAATCCCTGAGACTGCAG ATTTCAGATGTTGTATCTGATTACCATACTTCCGTGCAAATTCAACAGCCCACATTAATTTTACTTGGTTCTCTTCTTAATTCTGTGACAGTTGCTCTTGAAAGAGCTGCAGAGGAAAAATCCCTATTACTGAACAGG ATTCGAGACATTAATGAACTATCAAGACAGGAGGTGGATGAAATTCTCACTATGTGTGCTCGGCAAGATTGTGTTTCCTCGTCTGACAATATACAGAAACG GAGGTATGTTGCAATGGTGGAAATGTGCCAGGTCGTTGGCAATAGAGATCAGTTGATCACCTTATTGCTCCCTGTTGCAGAGCAGGTTCTAAATATCCTGCTCATTCATTTCCAGGATAG TTCCATTACAAATGAGGCCAGTGGGGCTATGAGAACAATTACTTATGGTTCTATGACTGAACCAGAAGATGAAATTTCTTTGATCAGTGCAAAGTTACTTCCAAAtttagaaagacttgagttactaAGTGAG GAAAAAGTAGGCCACAATCTTAAGGTATTTCGAAGATTGGTAACTTCACTCAAGGAAATGACGATTCAAAAGTTAGCCTCATGA